Proteins found in one Triticum urartu cultivar G1812 chromosome 4, Tu2.1, whole genome shotgun sequence genomic segment:
- the LOC125554314 gene encoding uncharacterized protein LOC125554314 codes for MSVQAASPASAGEKTMATTAWPYLEYMAQWERQVERRQLFLRSYHFSRDAEVSPRARTRRVVWAGARRLRRAAAKGLRRLRARIRLCFGWAAPALRRRSSPRRAGVHGFRYGRIPRGKAPAAAANSASVCFW; via the coding sequence ATGTCTGTGCAAGCggcctcgccggcgtcggcgGGGGAGAAGACCATGGCCACGACGGCGTGGCCGTACCTGGAGTACATGGCGCAGTGGGAGCGGCAGGTGGAGCGACGGCAGCTGTTCCTACGAAGCTACCACTTCTCCCGCGACGCCGAGGTCTCGCCGCGCGCGCGCACGCGCCGCGTCGTCTGGGCCGGGGCGCGGCGCctgcgccgcgccgccgccaagGGGCTCCGTCGCCTCCGGGCGCGCATCCGCCTCTGCTTCGGCTGGGCCGCGCCCGCGCTCCGCCGCCGCTCCTCCCCGCGCCGTGCCGGCGTCCACGGGTTCCGGTACGGCCGCATCCCCCGCGGAAAGGCGCCGGCGGCCGCCGCCAACTCCGCGTCCGTCTGCTTCTGGTAG